The segment AGCAAAACGAGAGATCATGAGatcatgtgaccacacacacacttccacccACCCACAGGTGCAAGAACAGGCAAGGATATCAGCCGAGAGGTCGAAGGTGACGAAGCCCAGGTCACTGCGCTCTCTGGGTCCAGTGAAGTCATCGACGTTCTTCCTGTcgcacagagacagaggagagacgtGGACTCAGCTCTTTGAAaaccatgttgtttttgtgaggtTGCTTTCAATGTTCTCCGACAGGTAACTCCAGAGGTTGAAACACGGTTCAGTCACAGTGTGGCGCAGTAAAGCTCTGGTCAGgcgtgtgtttccactgaggaCGGTACCTTTAACACAGCTCGCCTCGTTTTACCTCCTTAACCCTTCTGCGCCCGTCCTGTCACCACAGACAGGATGTCTCATGCGTTCTTCTCTactgtaactcctagactgtttgtgaCGTTAGATATCCAGAGTGAAAGTTATGTTTGAAAACGGGGCAGAAGAACGCACTcgttgaacattttttgacaattctaaaattaaaataaatccaggcggcctgaggATCATGACGCTCATAACGCTCATAACACCGCGGTGAAGTGGTTTTCtgtgcgacacaaacacacaaactagtgacttgtaaagcagctgttttggAAAGAACtgaatcagtggattaaaaagatttgttgacagaatggttcagtccgtcagtcactgaagtgaaacgTGGTCACGATGGCTGGCtctcagcagtgctgtctctaaatacatcGGACTCCAATGTTAAATATGGacatttaatgttaatgtgttcaGGATTGtcggacattgttggctttgattcttatgtcgagccgagtcgtgctatagtggaaaagcgccgttAGTTGTTAGCAGAGGTGTGGGCGGAAACCTTGGACGTCCAAACTGTCCAAACACTTTTAAGTGAGACACAATCTGGATATGGTTCaaaattagggatgcacgatatatcggcattaatattgttatcggccgatgttcgtcattttttaacatatcggtccaatgagtaaaactgcgccgattttaacaaccgatgtttatatcTTCTTATCATcgttatacatttttttaataaataagaaTTTTAAAGAAATAACGCACAGATAACGGCGCGTTAATGCTAACAGCTGCTAACGTGCACTTACAGCATCACTCTCGAGACGTGGATGTCCACAGGAACTCGTCTGTCCTTAAACGCTGTGGTGACGAAGCAGCCGAACGTCAGCGCTGCCATGACGCTCAGGGAGAAGGCGAACAGAGAGTTCGCTCTGGACAGAACCGTGTTCATCTTTTCACTCTGCAAACAACAGCGCAAACACCGCAACAACTACGCCGAACGAGAGCGACGTCAACCGGGCTAGATGCTAGCTGTTGTGGAAGAGAACGGAAGTGTCAAGTGACGTAGAGTGGACGCGCGCTACCTGTTcgcacttttcaaaataaaaccaataatttatttatttctttacttgGCTTCAATTGACTCGATTGTCTATTAGTGAATTCATCTCTTTTatctattgatttatttaatgattttttttaaaaaattaatcCAATACAATGTCGACTTTATTTctgttacatatatatgtatatataacatattttataaaaacattcattagGAAATatatcctttttatttatttgctgtatatttgtttttttttaataactgataataaataataaatttgTTCTTGTAATGAGAGATTTCCGCTCTGTAGAcgctgcatttattttaaaataaaattcttaTTGTGGAAAAATCTACTTCCGCTTTTGTGTGTATCACGGCGGTTGGTTTGACGCAACCGGAAACAGGAAGTTAATTTAAATACGAGCGATGAGTAAGCGGAAGAGGGCAaagcttctttttaaataaactttattgacaCCGAATAGCTGCTCCAAGGCAAGAGCATGAAAacagttaaatgtaaaacatgaatgaatgaattaacttCACACGCAGTGAAGTGGAGGCTTTTGTACAATTAATACATATTATAAGTAATTAATTCACCTgccaatgtttgtttgtgttaaagaAAGAGTCACAAGGTTGGAGTTTTAACCAGATTTTGGAAAACTGGATTTTAGTGTGGCCTATAATCTGCGAAATATACACCTGAAATGAAGTCATTTGGAGcccataaaacaacaacaataaatggtTGTCACAGTTTGAAATGGAAAgtgaaaatctgcattttatgtttggttttggtttatttgcatgcatttgaactgagtgagctcctgaatgaatgaatgaatgaatgaatgaatgaaatgaaatttattttgaacatgagAATCACAGATAAAGCGTTTTTCACATGAAATTGCtcatagaaaataaatactaaatTAGATAAATGAAAATTCCCTACATGTTCAAAAAGGAGAAGGAAGACGCTAACTTATGTTTACCTTCTCCTTTTATAAGTTCACTTATTCACTTATGCTGTTTACTTTTCTCACCGGTTGCTGTCAAATataatttatgagattaaaattaaaaccagCCTTTTCAGACTCAATACAGGAGGTGTGATTACAGTTTAGGAAGtgtaaaagtcacattttcacagttgtatttgttatttacatgtgtttcagTAAGTGAGTGGGTTATACTACAGTTTGACCTAGTTTAAAAAGCTGCAGTCAGTTGCTCTGGTCTATAAATACAGACGCTGCTGTAAAAGTTACTCTGCTATGTCGAGTCAGTGTTCTTAGTGGGGGCGGAAATACCCAACACTTATGGATCTTTTTACATTATATACTTCTGGCatgacacagattttttttgcttctccatcagtgatagaaacTGCtattttttagttcctgctctgacgagatTCAGATGAGCagataaaatgtgatgtcaacagactgctgaccactgattggtcatcaaagagtgtcgtcactgaagattCATGAGCACagcgtctgacacaagaatcaaaggcaACAATGTCCAACGGTAGATTAGAGATAAAAAgtaactaactagcatctatctatccccctgagctaactaactagcatctatctatcccCCTGAGCTtactaactagcatctatctatccttctgagctaactaactagcatctatctatcccCAAAGCTAACTAACTAGCTCTACCTATCCTTCTaacctaactaactagcatctattgATCCCCTGAGCTAACTagctagcatctatctatcctaagctaactaactagcatctatctatcccCTGGGCTtactaactagcatctatctatccttctgagctaactaactagcatctatctatcccCCcaagctaactaactagcatctacCTATCCTTCTAACCTAACTTCTATCTATCtgatctgtctatctatctatctatctatctatctatctatctatctatccttcTGACTAACTTACTAGCATCTATCCATTCCCCtgagctaactaactagcatctatcaaTCCTCTTGAGCAAACTAACTAGCATCCTTCGATCCTCTTGAGCTAACTTAACTCGTTCTATCCCGATCCTCTTGAgcctaactaactagcatctatcgaTCCTCTtgagctaactaactagcatttaTCTATCCTCCTGAGCAAACTAACtagcatgtatatatatttctgACATAATCAACTAGCGTCTATCTATCCTCCtgagctaactaactagcatctatctatctatctatctttctgacctaactaactagcatctatctatccttCTGAGTTAACTAACTAGCATTTATCTATCCTCCTGAGCAAACAAACTAGCATGTATTTGTCTTTCTGACATAACCAACTAGCGTCTATCTATCCTCCtgag is part of the Solea senegalensis isolate Sse05_10M unplaced genomic scaffold, IFAPA_SoseM_1 scf7180000015184, whole genome shotgun sequence genome and harbors:
- the LOC122762034 gene encoding signal peptidase complex subunit 3-like; its protein translation is MNTVLSRANSLFAFSLSVMAALTFGCFVTTAFKDRRVPVDIHVSRVMLKNVDDFTGPRERSDLGFVTFDLSADLQPVFDWNVKQLFIYLSAEYTTRSNVRHTHTHTHIFEPLTLTFTTEVPNFPGVLEILESL